A genomic window from Cloacibacillus evryensis DSM 19522 includes:
- the modD gene encoding ModD protein, translating to MFYISDGYIDGLIGEDLQLMDLTTMSMGIEEAPGLVECFPKRECVLAGVEEAARIFERCGARAEVLKPSGTRAEARGICLRARGTAGRLHACYKLAQNVMEYSSGIATRTAEMSAAARAVNPAVHVAVTRKHFPGAKALSLKAALAGGASLHRLGLSDSILAFDQHRIFADDFIALIPKMAAAFPEKKIEAEAESPEEAMGYLRAGIDMVQCERFAPAELAAFVKEAKAEFPRAVIAAAGGINAANAAEYAATGVDVLVTSWVYFGKPEDIKMKFSRA from the coding sequence ATGTTTTATATTTCCGACGGTTATATCGACGGGCTGATAGGCGAGGACCTGCAGCTCATGGACCTCACGACGATGTCGATGGGTATCGAGGAGGCGCCGGGACTGGTCGAATGTTTCCCCAAAAGGGAGTGCGTGCTGGCCGGAGTCGAGGAGGCGGCGCGGATCTTTGAGAGGTGCGGCGCGCGGGCCGAAGTGCTGAAACCATCCGGCACGCGCGCGGAGGCGCGCGGGATATGCCTCCGCGCGCGCGGCACGGCTGGGCGCCTCCACGCCTGTTATAAGCTCGCGCAGAACGTGATGGAATATTCCTCCGGCATCGCTACGCGCACGGCGGAGATGAGCGCGGCGGCGCGCGCCGTAAATCCCGCCGTCCACGTCGCGGTGACGCGCAAGCACTTCCCCGGCGCCAAGGCGCTCTCGCTCAAGGCCGCGCTCGCCGGCGGAGCCTCGCTGCACCGCCTCGGCCTCTCGGATTCGATACTGGCCTTCGACCAGCACCGGATCTTTGCCGACGATTTCATCGCGCTGATCCCGAAAATGGCGGCGGCCTTCCCCGAAAAGAAGATCGAGGCGGAGGCGGAGAGCCCCGAGGAGGCGATGGGCTATCTGCGTGCCGGCATCGATATGGTGCAGTGCGAACGCTTCGCGCCGGCGGAGCTTGCTGCCTTCGTTAAAGAGGCAAAGGCGGAGTTTCCGCGGGCGGTCATCGCCGCCGCCGGCGGCATAAACGCCGCGAACGCCGCCGAGTACGCCGCGACGGGCGTCGACGTACTCGTGACCTCCTGGGTCTATTTCGGCAAGCCGGAGGATATCAAGATGAAGTTTTCGCGCGCGTAG